From Candoia aspera isolate rCanAsp1 chromosome 4, rCanAsp1.hap2, whole genome shotgun sequence, a single genomic window includes:
- the LOC134496583 gene encoding olfactory receptor 14I1-like, which yields MHNETSDFLLLDFSKGWELQIRHAALLLIMYLMTVTGNLLIISAIISDHHLHTPMYFFLMNLAMQDIGSVSIILPKAVFNSLMNMRTISYSGCIAQVLLFVLFLDSDIPLLTVMPYDRYVAICNPLQYEVIMNRKSCTKMVGSLWIACFLNASLHTIVTFITPFCSYIINQFFCEIPHLLKIACSGSYLTEMGVLIISAILGFGCFAFVIVTYVHVFSAVLKIPSVQGRKMASSTCLPHLIVFSLFMFTGCFAYLKPISDGPSHLDFMITILYSILPPMLNPLIYSMRNKDIKTSIS from the coding sequence ATGCATAATGAAACATCTGACTTTCTTCTCTTGGATTTCTCAAAGGGTTGGGAGCTACAGATTAGGCACGCAGCTTTATTACTTATAATGTATTTAATGACAGTAACAGGGAACCTTCTCATCATCTCTGCTATTATTTCTGACCACCATCTTCacacccccatgtacttcttcctgatGAACTTAGCAATGCAAGACATTGGTTCTGTTTCCATCATTCTCCCCAAAGCTGTTTTTAATTCTCTTATGAATATGAGGACAATTTCTTATTCTGGTTGTATTGCTCAAGTCCTGCTGTTTGTCCTTTTCCTGGATTCTGATATTCCTCTCCTGACTGTCATGCCCTATGATCGGTATGTTGCCATTTGTAATCCTTTACAATATGAAGTGATAATGAACAGAAAGTCCTGTACCAAAATGGTTGGCAGTCTGTGGATTGCTTGTTTCCTCAATGCTTCCTTACACACTATTGTCACTTTTATTACTCCTTTCTGCTCCTATATTATCAAccagttcttctgtgaaatcccacaTTTACTTAAGATTGCCTGTTCTGGTTCATATCTAACTGAGATGGGAGTTCTGATCATCAGTGCTATATTAGGGTTTGGTTGCTTTGCCTTTGTCATTGTCACTTATGTGCACGTCTTCTCTGCTGTACTGAAAATCCCTTCGGTCCAAGGAAGGAAAATGGCCTCCTCTACTTGTCTACCACACCTCATTGTCTTCTCCCTATTCATGTTTACTGGTTGCTTTGCTTACCTAAAGCCCATATCTGACGGTCCATCACACCTTGACTTCATGATAACAATATTGTATTCCATTCTTCCACCTATGTTGAATCCATTAATCTACAGCATGAGAAACAAAGACATCAAAACTTCTATTTCATGA